A window of Nocardiopsis sp. Huas11 genomic DNA:
GGGGATCGGCATCGACCTGATGTTCTTCTCCGTTGCCGGGCCGGTCACCCACTACCTGGCTCCTCCCGAGGGCGACGCGCAGACCGTCGAGGCGGCGCGACAGGGCGTGGTGTGGACGCTCTTCCACTACGGCATCACCGGGTGGGCGATGTACGCGCTGATGGGCATGGCCCTCGGCTACTTCTCGTTCCGCTACCACCTCCCCCTGGCCATCCGCTCGGCCCTGTATCCGCTGATCGGCAAGCGCATCCACGGCCGCATCGGTGACGCGGTCGACCTGGCGGCCATCATCGGCACGATCTTCGGTATCTCCGTGTCGCTGGGCATCGGCGTCGTCCAGCTCAACTATGGGCTGAACTTCCTCTTCGGTATCCCCGAGGGGACGGCGGCGCAGATCGGCCTGATCCTGGTCGCCGTGCTCGTGGCCACGGTGTCGGCGGTGGCGGGCGTCGACCGGGGCATCCGGCGGCTGTCGCAGCTCAACGTCGTGCTCGCCATCGTCCTGATGCTCTACGTACTGGTCTTCGAAAATCCCATCCAGCTGCTCAACGCCCTCGTGCTGAACATCGGCGACTACGTCAGCCGGTTCCCCTCGATGACGCTGAACACCTTCGCCTACGACCCGCCGATCGCCTGGCTCAACGACTGGACGCTGTTCTTCTGGGCCTGGTGGGTCGCCTGGGCGCCCTTCGTCGGCCTCTTCCTCGCCAGGATCTCGCGCGGCCGCACCATTCGGCAGTTCGTGACGGCGACCCTGGTGGTCCCGCTGCTGTACACGCTGACGTTCCTGTCGATCTTCGGCAACAGCGCCCTGAGTATCGTGCGCCAGGGCAACATGGAGTTCGGGCAGCTCGCCATGAACGAACCCGAACGAGGGTTCTACACACTGCTCACGCAGTATCCGGGCGTGCTGTTCAGCGCCGGACTCGCGACGGTCGTCGGCCTGCTCCTCTACGTCACCTCGGCCGACTCCGGCGCGCTGGTGATGGGCAACCTCAGCTCACACCTGCCGACACCGATCACCGACGCGCCGGCGTGGCTGCGCATCTTCTGGGCGTCGGCGACCGGCCTGCTGACCCTCGCCATGCTCCTGGTCGGCGGGTTGGACGCGCTGACCAGCGCGACCATCATCATGGGGCTGCCGTTCTCGTTCGTGATGCTCCTGATCATCTGGGG
This region includes:
- the betT gene encoding choline BCCT transporter BetT produces the protein MATDDGGQNRQDGTAKPATPADLEQADPGRSQLKPAVFFGSSILILALSIWAIITPTGAEYVIGTVVGWISQVFGWYYFLAATLYLGFVVFVAISRYGTIKLGPQHSRPDYGVFAWAAMLFAAGIGIDLMFFSVAGPVTHYLAPPEGDAQTVEAARQGVVWTLFHYGITGWAMYALMGMALGYFSFRYHLPLAIRSALYPLIGKRIHGRIGDAVDLAAIIGTIFGISVSLGIGVVQLNYGLNFLFGIPEGTAAQIGLILVAVLVATVSAVAGVDRGIRRLSQLNVVLAIVLMLYVLVFENPIQLLNALVLNIGDYVSRFPSMTLNTFAYDPPIAWLNDWTLFFWAWWVAWAPFVGLFLARISRGRTIRQFVTATLVVPLLYTLTFLSIFGNSALSIVRQGNMEFGQLAMNEPERGFYTLLTQYPGVLFSAGLATVVGLLLYVTSADSGALVMGNLSSHLPTPITDAPAWLRIFWASATGLLTLAMLLVGGLDALTSATIIMGLPFSFVMLLIIWGLYKALRVERFRQDAFRTTLSSSLSDRTAVDRRGAERNWRQRITRAVSFPGKRAATKFVREVCRPALEDVAEGLREEGAEATVTEGVDEKVGIPHLELRVPMGSEEEFTYRVWPIVVPTPAFAMRSLAEHDTYVRFEVYLTEGSQGYDVMGYTKDQLIGNILDEYERHLEFLRLHREAQARSAMPDHGPGTADVQAEEGT